The Pygocentrus nattereri isolate fPygNat1 chromosome 4, fPygNat1.pri, whole genome shotgun sequence genome includes a window with the following:
- the LOC108424424 gene encoding gap junction Cx32.2 protein-like, with product MGDWGFLSTLLDKVQSHSTVIGKIWMSVLFIFRILVLGAGVENVWGDERSDMVCNTQTPGCENVCYDWKFPISHVRFWVMQIIFVSTPTLLYLGHAIHVIHQENKLREMQKNKQLVKSPKYTDENGKVQIKGRLLGSYLTQLFFKIILELAFIVGQYYLYGFVMVPEFHCDQSPCRLKTECFMSRPTEKTIFIIFMLAVACVSLALNVLEVCYLLCRRICRRRKYDGKVHYNPKVSYMPPPAFSLNLEAVESLKQNHMNTGLENGWAHRSSSPAEAKSEL from the coding sequence ATGGGAGATTGGGGGTTTCTCTCGACTTTGCTGGACAAGGTGCAGTCCCACTCTACCGTGATTGGCAAGATATGGATGAGCGTCCTGTTCATCTTCAGGATCCTCGTCCTGGGAGCAGGAGTTGAGAACGTGTGGGGAGACGAGCGGTCAGACATGGTGTGTAACACCCAGACGCCTGGCTGCGAAAACGTCTGCTATGACTGGAAGTTTCCCATCTCCCACGTTCGTTTCTGGGTCATGCAGATCATCTTTGTGTCCACTCCAACTCTGTTGTACCTGGGCCACGCCATCCATGTCATTCACCAAGAGAACAAGCTCAGGGAgatgcagaaaaacaaacagctggTGAAGTCACCAAAATACACAGATGAAAATGGCAAAGTCCAAATCAAGGGGAGGCTTTTGGGTAGCTACCTGACTCAACTGTTTTTCAAAATCATCCTGGAGCTGGCTTTCATTGTTGGACAGTATTATCTGTATGGGTTTGTGATGGTTCCCGAATTCCATTGTGACCAATCACCCTGTCGATTGAAGACAGAGTGCTTCATGTCCAGGCCCACAGAGAAGACCATCTTCATTATCTTCATGCTGGCGGTCGCATGTGTATCTCTGGCCTTGAACGTCCTAGAGGTGTGCTATTTGCTTTGCAGGAGGATTTGCAGGCGACGTAAATATGATGGCAAGGTGCACTACAATCCAAAAGTCAGCTACATGCCACCTCCTGCGTTTTCCTTAAACCTGGAAGCTGTAGAGAGCCTGAAGCAGAACCACATGAACACTGGCCTGGAGAATGGATGGGCCCACAGGAGCAGCAGCCCTGCTGAAGCGAAGTCTGAACTGTGA
- the gja1b gene encoding gap junction alpha-1 protein produces MGDWSALGRLLDKVQAYSTAGGKVWLSVLFIFRILVLGTAVESAWGDEQSAFKCNTQQPGCENVCYDKSFPISHVRFWVLQIIFVSTPTLLYLAHVFYLMRKEQKLNRKEEELKAVQNDGGDVDIPLKKIELKKLKHGLEEHGKVKMKGALLRTYIVSIFFKSLFEVVFLVTQWYIYGFSLSAVYTCERSPCPHRVDCFLSRPTEKTVFIIFMLVVSLVSLLLNVVELFYVFFKRIKDRVKSRQNQYPSGGTLSPTPKELSTTKYAYYNGCSSPTAPLSPMSPPGYKLATGERTNSCRNYNKQANEQNWANYSTEQNRLGQNGSTISNSHAQAFDYPDDTQEHKKIAPGQELQPLALMDPRPCSRASSRMSSRIRPDDLDV; encoded by the coding sequence ATGGGTGACTGGAGTGCTTTGGGAAGGCTCCTTGACAAGGTGCAGGCATACTCCACAGCCGGAGGGAAGGTCTGGCTCTCTGTTCTCTTCATCTTCCGGATCCTCGTTCTGGGCACAGCTGTAGAGTCCGCCTGGGGTGACGAACAGTCAGCTTTCAAGTGCAACACCCAACAGCCCGGTTGTGAAAATGTGTGCTACGACAAGTCGTTCCCCATCTCGCACGTGCGCTTCTGGGTGCTTCAGATCATCTTCGTGTCCACTCCCACGCTCCTCTACCTGGCACACGTATTCTACTTGATGCGCAAGGAGCAGAAGCTCAACCGCAAAGAGGAGGAGCTGAAGGCTGTGCAGAACGACGGTGGGGACGTGGACATTCCTCTGAAGAAGATTGAGCTGAAGAAGCTCAAGCATGGCCTGGAAGAGCACGGCAAGGTTAAGATGAAGGGGGCGCTGTTGCGCACCTACATTGTTAGTATTTTCTTCAAGTCTCTCTTTGAGGTTGTCTTCTTGGTGACCCAATGGTATATCTATGGCTTCAGCCTGAGTGCTGTTTACACTTGTGAGCGTTCCCCATGTCCTCACAGAGTGGACTGCTTCTTGTCCAGGCCCACCGAGAAAACCGTCTTTATTATCTTCATGCTGGTGGTCTCGCTGGTCTCCCTGCTTCTCAATGTCGTTGAGCTCTTCTATGTGTTCTTCAAGCGGATCAAGGACCGCGTCAAGAGCAGACAGAACCAGTACCCGTCTGGTGGTACCCTGAGCCCCACGCCAAAGGAGTTGTCCACCACCAAGTACGCCTACTACAACGGATGTTCCTCGCCCACGGCTCCACTGTCTCCCATGTCACCCCCAGGCTACAAGCTAGCCACAGGCGAAAGGACCAACTCCTGCCGCAACTACAACAAGCAGGCCAACGAGCAAAACTGGGCCAACTACAGCACCGAGCAGAACCGACTTGGCCAGAACGGTAGCACCATCTCCAACTCGCACGCCCAAGCCTTCGACTACCCCGATGACACGCAGGAGCACAAGAAAATAGCACCAGGCCAGGAGCTGCAGCCTCTGGCCCTGATGGATCCGCGGCCGTGCAGCCGAGCTAGCAGCCGGATGAGCAGTCGAATAAGGCCGGACGACCTGGACGTCTAG